The following are encoded together in the Nocardioides okcheonensis genome:
- a CDS encoding acetolactate synthase large subunit produces MTEQGAQVGGTVTGAQSLVTSLEAAGVTDIFGIPGGAILPAYDPLMDSTRIRHILVRHEQAAGHAAQGYAAATGRVGVCMATSGPGATNLVTPIADAHMDSVPMVAVTGQVGASMIGTDAFQEADIRGITMPITKHNFLVTDPADIPRTIAEAFHIASTGRPGPVLVDVAKSALQAQTTFAWPSELHLPGYRPVTTPHGKQIKEAVRLIRDAKRPVLYVGGGVIRAGASRELARLAALTGIPVVTTLMARGAFPDSNPQHLGMPGMHGTVAAVAGLQKSDLIISLGARFDDRVTGNLDSFAPNALVIHADIDPAEIGKNRHADVPIVGDAREVITQLVARLEAEGADGDYEAWVAFLAGLKKTYPLGYDTPADGSLAPQYVIERLSAIAGPEAIYCSGVGQHQMWAAHFVDYEHPGTWINSGGLGTMGFSVPAAMGAKVGKPDSTVWSIDGDGCFQMTNQELATCAINDIPIKVAVINNESLGMVRQWQTLFYNERYSNTDLHSKRIPDFVKLADAYGCVGLACDSPDEVDATIEKAMAIDDQPVVIDFRVHRDAMVWPMVAAGSSNDEIKYARDLAPQFDEDDI; encoded by the coding sequence ATGACGGAGCAGGGCGCACAGGTCGGCGGCACGGTCACGGGAGCCCAGAGCCTGGTGACGTCCCTCGAGGCAGCCGGCGTCACGGACATCTTCGGCATCCCGGGCGGGGCGATCCTCCCGGCCTACGACCCGCTGATGGACTCCACGCGGATCCGGCACATCCTGGTGCGCCACGAGCAGGCCGCCGGGCACGCGGCGCAGGGCTACGCCGCTGCGACCGGTCGGGTCGGTGTCTGCATGGCGACCTCGGGACCCGGCGCGACCAACCTGGTCACCCCGATCGCCGACGCCCACATGGACTCCGTGCCGATGGTCGCGGTCACCGGACAGGTCGGCGCCTCGATGATCGGCACCGACGCCTTCCAGGAGGCCGACATCCGCGGCATCACGATGCCGATCACCAAGCACAACTTCCTGGTCACCGACCCGGCCGACATCCCGCGCACCATCGCCGAGGCGTTCCACATCGCCTCCACCGGCCGGCCCGGCCCGGTGCTGGTCGACGTCGCCAAGTCCGCCCTGCAGGCCCAGACCACGTTCGCGTGGCCGAGCGAGCTGCACCTGCCGGGCTACCGCCCGGTGACCACGCCGCACGGCAAGCAGATCAAGGAGGCCGTGCGCCTCATCCGCGACGCGAAGCGACCGGTGCTCTACGTCGGCGGCGGCGTGATCCGCGCCGGCGCGTCGCGCGAGCTGGCCCGCCTCGCGGCGCTGACCGGCATCCCGGTCGTCACCACCCTGATGGCCCGCGGCGCGTTCCCCGACAGCAACCCGCAGCACCTCGGCATGCCCGGCATGCACGGCACCGTCGCCGCGGTCGCGGGCCTGCAGAAGAGCGACCTGATCATCAGCCTCGGCGCCCGCTTCGACGACCGCGTCACCGGCAACCTCGACTCGTTCGCCCCGAACGCGCTGGTCATCCACGCCGACATCGACCCGGCCGAGATCGGCAAGAACCGCCACGCCGACGTCCCGATCGTGGGCGACGCCAGGGAGGTCATCACCCAGCTGGTGGCGCGGCTCGAGGCCGAGGGCGCCGACGGCGACTACGAGGCGTGGGTGGCCTTCCTGGCGGGGCTCAAGAAGACCTACCCGCTGGGATACGACACGCCCGCCGACGGCTCGCTCGCCCCGCAGTACGTCATCGAGCGGCTCAGCGCGATCGCCGGGCCCGAGGCGATCTACTGCTCCGGCGTCGGGCAGCACCAGATGTGGGCCGCCCACTTCGTCGACTACGAGCACCCGGGCACGTGGATCAACTCCGGCGGCCTCGGCACGATGGGCTTCTCTGTCCCGGCCGCGATGGGCGCCAAGGTCGGCAAGCCGGACAGCACCGTGTGGTCCATCGACGGCGACGGGTGCTTCCAGATGACCAACCAGGAGCTCGCCACCTGCGCGATCAACGACATCCCGATCAAGGTCGCGGTGATCAACAACGAGTCGCTCGGCATGGTGCGCCAGTGGCAGACGCTGTTCTACAACGAGCGCTACTCCAACACCGACCTGCACTCCAAGCGCATCCCCGACTTCGTCAAGCTCGCCGACGCCTACGGCTGCGTCGGCCTGGCGTGCGACTCGCCCGACGAGGTGGACGCCACGATCGAGAAGGCGATGGCGATCGACGACCAGCCGGTGGTCATCGACTTCCGG
- a CDS encoding 4a-hydroxytetrahydrobiopterin dehydratase: MSDAAADPKRKLSAEEVREAPGLDDWRHLASGIRARFRTGDFATGLALVDRIGAAAEEADHHPDITLTYPAVVVTLASHDVGGITSRDLDLARLVSGFAAEAGVGADTSGLVELEAALDSTAPQHLGDFYAALLGGEVGESRDWVEATDQVPSLWFQSPPGPDDEPGAELPPTNPEQRWHLDVWVPHDEGERRLQAVLDAGGTLVSDAEAPSYWVVADADGNRSCICTRLGR; the protein is encoded by the coding sequence ATGAGCGACGCAGCCGCAGACCCGAAGAGGAAGCTCTCCGCCGAGGAGGTCCGCGAGGCCCCCGGCCTCGACGACTGGCGCCACCTCGCGAGCGGGATCCGGGCCCGCTTCCGCACCGGTGACTTCGCCACCGGGCTCGCCCTGGTCGACCGGATCGGTGCCGCCGCCGAGGAGGCGGACCACCACCCGGACATCACGCTGACCTACCCCGCCGTCGTCGTCACCCTTGCCAGCCACGACGTCGGCGGCATCACCAGCCGCGACCTCGACCTCGCGCGCCTGGTCAGCGGCTTCGCGGCCGAGGCCGGCGTCGGGGCCGACACCTCCGGGCTCGTCGAGCTCGAGGCGGCGCTCGACTCCACCGCGCCGCAGCACCTCGGCGACTTCTACGCAGCCCTGCTCGGCGGCGAGGTCGGCGAGAGCCGCGACTGGGTCGAGGCGACCGACCAGGTGCCGAGCCTGTGGTTCCAGTCCCCGCCCGGCCCGGACGACGAGCCCGGTGCCGAGCTCCCGCCGACCAACCCCGAGCAGCGCTGGCACCTCGACGTCTGGGTGCCCCACGACGAGGGCGAGCGCCGGCTGCAGGCCGTGCTCGACGCCGGGGGCACGCTGGTCAGCGACGCCGAGGCCCCGTCCTACTGGGTGGTCGCCGACGCCGACGGCAACCGTTCCTGCATCTGCACCCGGCTCGGCCGCTGA
- a CDS encoding S66 family peptidase has product MSTPVPPTRYPRLLRPGDRIGVTSPSAGVVGAGAERIDFSVEWLRARGYDVVVGACMDGSGLTSAPAEVRAAELTGMLADPDIACVVPPWGGETAIDLVDLIDWDLLAASEPTWLVGFSDLSTVLLPITTRLGWATVHGDNLADTPYAVPDGLLHWLDLVSGPGPFVQRDSGVVTDWWRFEEDTRATTWKHVGPGGWELRGGGTLDVTGRLVGGCIETVGPLAGTPYGDVRTWAERFDEPTVVYLEACESDAVDICRHLHSMRLAGWFDRAAAVLMGSTRAPDTPDLTQRGAVEDALGRLDLPVVWDLEIGHVPPHLPLVNGALARVVVDGDRHEVTQTLA; this is encoded by the coding sequence ATGTCCACGCCCGTGCCTCCGACCCGCTACCCGCGCCTGTTGCGCCCCGGTGACCGGATCGGGGTGACCTCGCCGTCGGCCGGGGTGGTCGGCGCGGGGGCCGAGCGGATCGACTTCAGCGTCGAGTGGCTGCGCGCCCGCGGGTACGACGTCGTGGTGGGGGCGTGCATGGACGGCTCCGGCCTCACCTCCGCCCCCGCCGAGGTCCGCGCGGCCGAGCTGACCGGCATGCTGGCCGACCCCGACATCGCCTGCGTCGTGCCCCCGTGGGGCGGCGAGACCGCGATCGACCTCGTCGACCTGATCGACTGGGACCTGCTGGCCGCGAGCGAGCCGACCTGGCTGGTCGGCTTCTCGGACCTGTCGACCGTCCTGCTGCCGATCACGACCCGCCTCGGCTGGGCGACCGTGCACGGCGACAACCTCGCCGACACCCCCTACGCCGTGCCCGACGGCCTGCTGCACTGGCTCGACCTGGTGAGCGGCCCGGGTCCCTTCGTGCAGCGCGACTCCGGGGTGGTGACCGACTGGTGGCGCTTCGAGGAGGACACCCGCGCCACCACGTGGAAGCACGTCGGGCCGGGCGGCTGGGAGCTGCGCGGCGGCGGGACGCTCGACGTGACGGGCCGACTGGTCGGCGGGTGCATCGAGACGGTCGGGCCCCTCGCCGGCACGCCCTACGGCGACGTCCGGACCTGGGCCGAGCGCTTCGACGAGCCGACGGTCGTCTACCTCGAGGCCTGCGAGTCCGACGCCGTCGACATCTGCCGCCACCTCCACTCGATGCGGCTGGCCGGCTGGTTCGACCGCGCCGCTGCCGTGCTCATGGGGAGCACGCGCGCCCCGGACACCCCCGACCTCACCCAGCGCGGGGCCGTGGAGGACGCCCTCGGCCGCCTCGACCTGCCGGTCGTGTGGGACCTCGAGATCGGCCACGTCCCGCCCCACCTGCCGCTGGTCAACGGCGCGCTGGCGCGGGTGGTCGTCGACGGCGACCGCCACGAGGTCACCCAGACCCTGGCGTGA
- a CDS encoding DUF6973 domain-containing protein, producing the protein MGSVSSGWGDLARQAIHAGTGVPRLYVAATRAGLSPAEAFEVLRISQASLAAAATHGRGVPGRTNAVRHFTWQAALTARFGTDAARTIAAAQESGTPNARDSRVDEHNNAVGQEYGTRHADELTGLSPADLVARLVPVALAKWDADELVWVRPH; encoded by the coding sequence ATGGGCTCTGTGTCATCGGGGTGGGGCGACCTCGCCCGCCAGGCCATCCACGCGGGGACCGGCGTCCCCCGGCTCTACGTCGCCGCGACGCGGGCGGGGCTCTCCCCCGCCGAGGCGTTCGAGGTGCTGCGCATCTCGCAGGCCTCGCTGGCCGCCGCGGCCACGCACGGCCGCGGGGTGCCGGGCCGGACCAACGCGGTGCGGCACTTCACGTGGCAGGCCGCGCTCACCGCTCGCTTCGGCACCGACGCCGCGCGCACGATCGCCGCTGCCCAGGAGTCGGGCACCCCGAACGCCCGGGACTCGCGCGTCGACGAGCACAACAACGCCGTCGGGCAGGAGTACGGGACCCGGCACGCCGACGAGCTCACCGGCCTCTCCCCCGCCGACCTGGTGGCCCGGCTGGTGCCGGTGGCGCTGGCGAAGTGGGACGCCGACGAGCTGGTGTGGGTCCGGCCGCACTGA
- a CDS encoding TetR/AcrR family transcriptional regulator, with protein MARTVDPERHRERRLVIIDAALTCFAATGYAGTSTAAICRQAGIGSGTFFHYFPTKQQLLLAILELGTTETREWFAARPADDDPFGVVEAYVAHAADEMSDPRMAGFVRAVGAVMGEPEVEAALGADTRALEEGLAPWLARAREAGQVRDDVSAADLTQWVIAVVDGFLGRLAVEERFTAAGQRAMLLDVVRRLLAPG; from the coding sequence ATGGCGCGCACCGTCGACCCCGAGCGGCACCGCGAGCGTCGGCTGGTCATCATCGACGCGGCGCTCACCTGCTTCGCGGCCACCGGCTACGCCGGCACGTCGACCGCGGCGATCTGCCGGCAGGCCGGCATCGGGTCGGGCACCTTCTTCCACTACTTCCCGACCAAGCAGCAGCTGCTGCTCGCCATCCTCGAGCTCGGCACGACCGAGACCCGCGAGTGGTTCGCCGCGCGCCCGGCCGACGACGACCCGTTCGGGGTGGTCGAGGCCTACGTCGCCCACGCCGCGGACGAGATGTCGGACCCCAGGATGGCGGGGTTCGTCCGCGCGGTCGGAGCGGTGATGGGCGAGCCAGAGGTGGAGGCGGCGCTGGGGGCCGACACCCGTGCGCTGGAGGAGGGCCTCGCGCCCTGGCTGGCCCGCGCCAGGGAGGCCGGACAGGTCCGCGACGACGTGTCGGCCGCCGACCTCACCCAGTGGGTGATCGCCGTCGTCGACGGCTTCCTCGGCCGGCTGGCCGTCGAGGAGCGGTTCACCGCGGCGGGACAGCGCGCGATGCTGCTCGACGTGGTGCGTCGCCTGCTCGCTCCCGGCTGA
- a CDS encoding deoxycytidylate deaminase, with amino-acid sequence MSTDLPTVPGWDDYFLGIATAVAARAKCTRRRVGAVLTIDHRIIATGYNGAAPGEDDCLSGACPRGQLGYDEVPGLGDYDRPGAPGFCIAIHAEVNALLFATRDTKGATAYITDPPCPGCRKALAAAGVVRAVWPDGEHDRVGLTAW; translated from the coding sequence GTGAGCACCGACCTGCCGACCGTCCCGGGCTGGGACGACTACTTCCTGGGCATCGCGACCGCCGTCGCCGCGCGCGCCAAGTGCACCCGCCGTCGCGTCGGGGCCGTGCTCACCATCGACCACCGGATCATCGCCACCGGCTACAACGGTGCCGCGCCCGGCGAGGACGACTGCCTCTCGGGCGCCTGCCCGCGCGGCCAGCTCGGCTACGACGAGGTGCCCGGGCTCGGCGACTACGACCGGCCCGGCGCACCCGGCTTCTGCATCGCCATCCACGCCGAGGTCAACGCGCTGCTGTTCGCGACCCGCGACACCAAGGGCGCGACGGCCTACATCACCGACCCGCCGTGCCCCGGCTGCCGCAAGGCGCTGGCCGCCGCCGGGGTGGTCCGCGCGGTGTGGCCCGACGGCGAGCACGACCGGGTCGGCCTCACCGCCTGGTAG
- a CDS encoding VOC family protein: protein MDQRVSFVTLVVTDLEATRRFYVDGLGWEPEVHVTGEVLMFRVADKVVLSLWAEAGFVAEVGHAPTRGGTPPITLSHNLATTDGVDTVLEQARAAGASEVLAAEQREWGGYSGYFADPDGFRWEVAVNPGEIGQSVLP, encoded by the coding sequence GTGGACCAGCGCGTCAGCTTCGTCACCCTCGTCGTCACCGACCTCGAGGCCACGCGTCGCTTCTACGTCGACGGGCTCGGCTGGGAGCCCGAGGTGCACGTCACGGGCGAGGTGCTGATGTTCCGCGTCGCCGACAAGGTCGTGCTGAGCCTGTGGGCGGAGGCCGGCTTCGTCGCCGAGGTCGGGCACGCGCCGACGCGCGGCGGCACGCCGCCGATCACGCTGTCGCACAACCTCGCCACCACCGACGGCGTCGACACCGTGCTCGAGCAGGCCCGGGCCGCCGGGGCGTCGGAGGTGCTCGCCGCCGAGCAGCGCGAGTGGGGCGGCTACTCCGGCTACTTCGCCGACCCCGACGGCTTCCGGTGGGAAGTGGCCGTCAACCCCGGCGAGATCGGGCAGTCTGTGCTCCCGTGA
- a CDS encoding GNAT family N-acetyltransferase, with protein MTVNLPFPSAQRQTPHGQRIGRAVDWHGATAPARDTVLEGKGVRLEPIRAQHVDDLFAALCRESDDALWTYFVWERPRTRDELAAIVDDMVAAPGVVSFAIVPVETGRAAGFCSYLRIDPAMGSVEVGGILLGRQLQRSRAATEAMALLLRHAFDDLGYRRYEWKCDSLNAPSRRAAIRLGFIWEGRFRNALVYKGRNRDTDWFSITDREWPRVRRALDDWLDDANFDDAGRQRTRLAARPPETAREQ; from the coding sequence GTGACGGTGAACCTCCCCTTCCCGAGCGCGCAGCGCCAGACCCCGCACGGCCAGCGCATCGGACGCGCCGTCGACTGGCACGGCGCCACCGCGCCGGCCCGGGACACGGTGCTCGAGGGCAAGGGCGTCCGGCTCGAGCCGATCAGGGCGCAGCACGTCGACGACCTGTTCGCCGCGCTGTGCCGGGAGTCCGACGACGCGCTGTGGACCTACTTCGTCTGGGAGCGCCCGCGCACGCGCGACGAGCTCGCCGCCATCGTCGACGACATGGTCGCGGCGCCCGGCGTCGTGTCGTTCGCCATCGTGCCCGTCGAGACCGGCCGCGCGGCGGGCTTCTGCTCCTACCTGCGCATCGACCCCGCGATGGGCTCGGTCGAGGTCGGCGGCATCCTGCTCGGCCGCCAGCTCCAGCGCAGCCGCGCCGCCACCGAGGCGATGGCGCTGCTGCTGCGCCACGCCTTCGACGACCTCGGCTACCGGCGCTACGAGTGGAAGTGCGACAGCCTCAACGCGCCCTCGCGCCGCGCCGCGATCCGCCTCGGCTTCATCTGGGAGGGCCGGTTCCGCAACGCGCTGGTCTACAAGGGCCGCAACCGCGACACCGACTGGTTCTCGATCACCGACCGCGAGTGGCCGCGGGTGCGGCGCGCGCTCGACGACTGGCTCGACGACGCCAACTTCGACGACGCCGGCCGCCAGCGCACCCGGCTGGCCGCCCGCCCGCCCGAGACCGCCCGGGAGCAGTGA
- a CDS encoding kynureninase: MTTAADLDAADPLAHLRDRFVGATSDLVYFDGNSLGRPLRATAERIRSFVEDEWGGRLIRGWDERWYEQPLVLGDEIARVCLGAAAGQTFVGDSTTVLLYKLIRAAVDGAPGGRDEIVIDDDSFPTDRYLVEGIAAERGLTVRWLEVDRAGGPSPEAVAAVVGERTALVVLCHVAYRSGFLADVPAITRVVHDAGGLVLWDLCHSAGSVPTELDAWDVDLAVGCTYKYLNGGPGSPAFGYVATRHQHLRQPVQGWMGHADPFLMGPGYTPADGVRRYISGTPPISAMLAMADMVALVDEAGIDAVRAKSVALTSYAVELADELLADLGVTVASPRDPERRGGHVTLHHPRMKEVVAALWERDVIPDYRDPGGLRVGLSPLSTSFDEVHRGMEAIRDALAGLGSGSS; this comes from the coding sequence GTGACGACCGCAGCAGACCTCGACGCCGCCGACCCGCTCGCCCACCTCCGCGACCGCTTCGTCGGCGCCACCTCCGACCTCGTCTACTTCGACGGCAACTCGCTCGGTCGGCCCCTGCGCGCCACGGCCGAGCGGATCCGCTCGTTCGTCGAGGACGAGTGGGGCGGCCGGCTGATCCGCGGCTGGGACGAGCGGTGGTACGAGCAGCCGCTGGTGCTCGGCGACGAGATCGCGCGCGTGTGCCTCGGCGCCGCGGCCGGCCAGACCTTCGTCGGCGACTCCACCACGGTCCTGCTCTACAAGCTGATCCGCGCCGCGGTCGACGGAGCGCCCGGGGGCCGCGACGAGATCGTCATCGACGACGACAGCTTCCCCACCGACCGGTACCTCGTGGAGGGCATCGCCGCCGAGCGCGGGCTCACCGTCCGCTGGCTCGAGGTCGACCGCGCCGGCGGCCCGTCGCCCGAGGCCGTCGCCGCCGTGGTGGGGGAGCGGACCGCGCTCGTCGTGCTGTGCCACGTCGCGTACCGCTCGGGCTTCCTCGCCGACGTCCCGGCGATCACCCGAGTCGTCCACGACGCGGGCGGCCTGGTCCTGTGGGACCTGTGCCACTCCGCCGGCTCGGTGCCGACCGAGCTCGACGCGTGGGACGTCGACCTCGCCGTGGGCTGCACCTACAAGTACCTCAACGGCGGCCCCGGCTCGCCCGCCTTCGGCTACGTCGCCACCCGCCACCAGCACCTGCGCCAGCCGGTCCAGGGGTGGATGGGGCACGCCGACCCGTTCCTCATGGGCCCGGGCTACACGCCCGCCGACGGCGTGCGCCGCTACATCTCCGGCACCCCGCCGATCAGCGCGATGCTCGCGATGGCCGACATGGTGGCGCTCGTCGACGAGGCAGGGATCGACGCGGTCCGCGCCAAGTCCGTCGCGCTCACGTCGTACGCCGTCGAGCTGGCCGACGAGCTGCTCGCCGACCTCGGGGTCACCGTCGCCTCGCCGCGCGACCCCGAGCGCCGCGGTGGACACGTCACGCTGCACCACCCGCGGATGAAGGAGGTGGTCGCGGCGCTGTGGGAGCGCGACGTGATCCCCGACTACCGCGACCCCGGCGGCCTGCGGGTCGGGCTCTCGCCGCTGTCCACCTCGTTCGACGAGGTGCACCGCGGGATGGAGGCGATCCGGGACGCGCTCGCCGGCCTCGGGAGCGGCTCCTCGTAG